The window CACCACGAGACCGTGCGTTGCCGTGACGGCGACGAGGCGCTGCGCTGGCTGCGCCGCACCGGCGAGCACGCCGCCCGGCCCGAGGGCAACCCCGGGCTGGTGCTGCTGGACCTGAACCTCACCGCCACCGACGGCTGCGAGGTGCTGGCCGAGATCAAGAAGGACCCGGGCCTGCGCACCATCCCCGTGGTGGTGTGGACCACCTCTTCCAACCCCGTGGACGTGCACCGCTGCTACCACTCGGGCGCCAACAGCTACGTGCTGAAGCCGCTGGACATGGACACC is drawn from Longimicrobiaceae bacterium and contains these coding sequences:
- a CDS encoding response regulator is translated as MQLRPRTAGPILIVEDSDEDHAALAWAMRKLELHHETVRCRDGDEALRWLRRTGEHAARPEGNPGLVLLDLNLTATDGCEVLAEIKKDPGLRTIPVVVWTTSSNPVDVHRCYHSGANSYVLKPLDMDTFLHEVQALARYWFGVVMLPTEVDR